In Polynucleobacter ibericus, a genomic segment contains:
- a CDS encoding efflux RND transporter periplasmic adaptor subunit, with the protein MKLLEQIKNKLIALVLALWAWTQPKAIALWQKAKAFWVRMGQKWRGTKAHQKLMAMEPLQRRMTVMLCGVFLLLGLIFAFNQLKTFMIKHFIAGMGLPPATVSTLVIATSEWQPKLSSVGNVRAFRGVELSTELGGLVQTVPIKSGQDVKEGELLIKLNDASDVAQLNSLKAMADLAKVINERDRQQLAIQAISKNVFDTSAADAKSKQAQVEQQTALVAKKNLKAPFAGRVGIVSINPGQYVNPGDKLLTLQTLDPIFVDFNLPQNNAEQVQVGQEVVVTTDAFKDASFTGKITAVSPKVDTNTRNIQVEAKLANPDKKILPGMFANVNIKLGDQVKYLTLPQTAVTYNPYGSTVFIAKPTGKKDKQGNPALEAQQVFVTTGLTRGDQVAILKGVDEGATVVTSGQLKLKNGTPLIINNKVQPANSPDPKPQE; encoded by the coding sequence ATGAAACTTCTGGAACAAATTAAGAACAAGCTCATCGCTTTAGTGCTTGCCTTATGGGCATGGACACAACCCAAGGCAATAGCGCTTTGGCAAAAAGCAAAAGCCTTTTGGGTACGTATGGGTCAAAAATGGCGCGGTACAAAAGCCCACCAAAAGCTGATGGCTATGGAGCCTTTGCAGCGTCGTATGACCGTCATGCTGTGTGGCGTGTTCTTGTTGTTGGGTCTGATTTTTGCTTTCAATCAGTTGAAGACTTTCATGATTAAGCATTTCATTGCAGGTATGGGCTTGCCTCCAGCAACAGTATCTACCTTAGTCATCGCCACTTCCGAATGGCAGCCAAAATTATCTAGCGTTGGTAATGTACGCGCATTTAGAGGTGTTGAACTCAGCACCGAGCTTGGCGGCCTGGTGCAAACAGTACCCATTAAGTCGGGTCAAGATGTTAAGGAAGGCGAGCTTCTCATTAAGTTGAATGACGCTTCCGATGTAGCCCAATTGAATTCTTTAAAAGCAATGGCAGATTTGGCTAAAGTAATCAACGAGCGTGATAGGCAGCAGCTGGCAATTCAAGCGATTAGTAAGAATGTATTTGATACCAGCGCTGCTGATGCGAAATCCAAACAAGCGCAGGTTGAGCAGCAAACAGCTTTAGTAGCAAAGAAGAATCTGAAGGCACCATTTGCGGGGCGCGTAGGCATTGTGTCGATTAATCCAGGGCAGTATGTAAACCCTGGTGATAAGTTATTAACATTACAAACCTTGGACCCCATTTTTGTTGATTTTAATTTGCCTCAAAACAATGCTGAGCAAGTCCAGGTAGGGCAAGAAGTGGTTGTGACAACTGATGCATTTAAGGACGCCAGCTTTACTGGCAAGATTACCGCTGTTAGCCCGAAGGTAGATACCAACACCCGTAATATTCAAGTAGAAGCCAAGCTTGCTAATCCGGATAAGAAAATTCTGCCGGGTATGTTTGCTAATGTGAATATCAAGCTGGGCGATCAAGTGAAATACTTAACCTTGCCTCAGACCGCAGTGACATACAACCCCTATGGCTCAACAGTATTTATTGCTAAACCTACTGGTAAGAAAGATAAGCAAGGTAATCCAGCTCTTGAGGCGCAACAAGTATTTGTCACCACTGGTTTGACTCGTGGTGATCAGGTTGCCATTTTGAAGGGTGTGGACGAAGGTGCAACAGTTGTGACTAGTGGTCAGCTGAAGCTTAAGAATGGCACACCATTGATTATTAATAACAAGGTGCAGCCAGCTAACTCACCAGATCCAAAGCCGCAGGAATAA
- a CDS encoding MBL fold metallo-hydrolase — MNTQKQASTEAAVHYPLGEALPEVGSSIEVAPGVRWIRMRLPFALDHINLWLLRDEIDGVAGWTIVDCGIANDETRASWEQVFATQLEGMPVLRVIVTHMHPDHVGLSQWLCEKWNVPMWISMTDYLTAQWLSCKEGGAAVGSRAGSGGSADHFQKHGLTGSEDLEKIRARSNYYSNMVPGVPRQYRRILDGELISIGGHAWQVIMGYGHAPEHASLFCKELGVLISGDMLLPRISTNVSVYDADPDADPLGLYLDSIEKYLALPEDALVLPSHGKPFTGIRPRVAQLKAHHEERLADTLSACKKPAHAREIVPVLFKRELDIHQLTFAMGEAIAHLNYLLRRGKLRRQLCDDGVLRFSVV; from the coding sequence ATGAATACTCAAAAACAAGCAAGCACTGAAGCCGCAGTTCATTATCCCTTAGGAGAGGCGCTTCCGGAAGTGGGCAGCAGTATTGAGGTTGCGCCAGGTGTTCGCTGGATCAGAATGCGCCTACCCTTTGCTTTAGACCACATCAATTTGTGGTTGCTGCGTGATGAAATTGATGGTGTAGCGGGCTGGACGATTGTCGATTGCGGTATTGCCAATGATGAGACAAGAGCCTCATGGGAGCAAGTATTTGCTACCCAGCTTGAGGGCATGCCAGTCTTGCGTGTCATTGTGACGCATATGCATCCTGATCATGTGGGTTTATCACAATGGCTTTGTGAAAAGTGGAACGTTCCTATGTGGATCTCCATGACAGATTATTTAACTGCGCAATGGTTAAGTTGCAAAGAGGGTGGTGCTGCAGTTGGTTCGCGTGCTGGTAGTGGAGGTTCTGCTGATCATTTTCAAAAACATGGTTTAACAGGCTCTGAAGATTTAGAAAAAATTCGTGCGCGCTCAAACTACTATAGCAATATGGTTCCTGGAGTACCACGTCAGTACCGACGTATTTTGGATGGAGAATTGATTTCGATTGGCGGTCATGCTTGGCAAGTCATCATGGGGTATGGACATGCGCCTGAGCATGCTTCTCTTTTTTGCAAAGAGCTGGGAGTGCTGATCTCTGGAGACATGTTGCTACCCCGCATCTCCACTAATGTGAGTGTCTATGATGCTGATCCGGATGCCGATCCTCTCGGATTGTATTTAGACTCTATTGAAAAGTATTTGGCGTTACCCGAAGATGCCTTAGTACTTCCTTCTCATGGCAAGCCATTTACTGGAATCAGACCACGTGTTGCTCAACTGAAAGCGCATCATGAAGAGCGCTTGGCAGACACCTTAAGCGCCTGTAAAAAACCGGCACATGCAAGGGAGATTGTGCCGGTCTTGTTTAAGCGTGAATTAGATATTCATCAACTTACATTTGCGATGGGTGAGGCTATTGCTCATCTGAATTACCTACTTCGTCGAGGTAAGTTGCGTCGCCAGCTTTGCGACGACGGCGTGTTGCGGTTTTCCGTGGTTTAG
- a CDS encoding PhaM family polyhydroxyalkanoate granule multifunctional regulatory protein, whose amino-acid sequence MFGTIPEFNQSLEMFKTMWGQGAAGQAGQFPFTTDASKAAGGFGAAFPGLDVDELEKRIKDLKSVENWLNLNLNILKSTIQGLEVQHATMMALKSFGDAVSAAGAAATAPSEESETKTTSAKPRKTATRRRRKAGDATYLDEVGNSDEQ is encoded by the coding sequence ATGTTTGGAACCATTCCAGAATTCAATCAAAGCCTAGAAATGTTTAAAACCATGTGGGGACAAGGCGCAGCAGGTCAAGCAGGACAATTCCCCTTCACAACCGATGCCTCTAAGGCTGCTGGAGGCTTTGGCGCAGCTTTTCCTGGCTTAGATGTAGATGAGCTAGAAAAACGCATCAAAGACCTCAAAAGCGTGGAAAACTGGCTTAATTTGAATCTCAATATCCTTAAATCGACCATTCAAGGGCTAGAAGTCCAGCATGCGACCATGATGGCGCTGAAGTCCTTTGGTGATGCTGTCTCAGCTGCAGGTGCAGCGGCAACAGCCCCTAGCGAAGAGTCCGAGACTAAGACGACTAGCGCTAAACCACGGAAAACCGCAACACGCCGTCGTCGCAAAGCTGGCGACGCAACTTACCTCGACGAAGTAGGTAATTCAGATGAGCAATAG
- a CDS encoding flavin reductase family protein, producing MTPFTSQELRKGFASFATGVTVITCLDEENNPHGITISSFNTVSLEPPLILWSLKKHSRLMPWVELGKKHLIHVLERSQENLAMHFATVKVDQFNGVDHQLAASGLTQIDHCVAYYECETICVHIGGDHNIIVAKVINLKNYPEREPLIFARSKFIGLDLSEVKAS from the coding sequence ATGACTCCATTTACATCACAAGAGCTGCGCAAAGGTTTCGCGTCATTTGCAACTGGGGTCACTGTCATCACCTGCCTAGATGAAGAAAACAATCCTCATGGCATTACGATCAGCTCCTTCAATACCGTCTCACTAGAGCCACCACTCATTCTTTGGAGCCTCAAAAAGCATTCACGCCTGATGCCCTGGGTAGAGCTTGGCAAAAAACATCTCATTCATGTTCTAGAGCGCTCCCAAGAAAACTTAGCGATGCATTTTGCTACCGTAAAGGTGGATCAATTTAATGGGGTCGATCATCAATTAGCAGCCAGCGGACTTACCCAAATTGATCATTGCGTTGCCTATTACGAATGTGAAACGATCTGCGTACATATTGGCGGCGATCACAACATCATTGTGGCTAAAGTGATTAACTTAAAAAATTACCCTGAACGGGAACCTCTCATTTTTGCGCGCAGCAAATTTATTGGTCTCGATTTATCAGAAGTCAAAGCTAGCTAA
- a CDS encoding homocysteine S-methyltransferase family protein, with protein sequence MQSNGLSQPYTRGQKLPELLRQRILILDGAMGTMIQQYKLTEADYRGLPGNTRFAEHPGDIKGNNELLVLTQPQIISKIHEQYLDAGADIIETNTFGATSVAQEDYKMAGLAREMNEVSARLARAACEKYSTPDKPRFAAGAIGPTPKTASISPDVNDPGARNVTFDALRASYREQIEGLFAGGVDLFLVETIFDTLNAKAALFALDEFFEETGERLPVMISGTVTDASGRILSGQTVEAFWNSLRHIKPLTFGLNCALGAALMRPYIAELARICDAAVSCYPNAGLPNPMSDTGFDETPEITSSLVDGFAKDGLVNLVGGCCGTTPDHIRAIADAVAKRKPRAFYRENAEAAV encoded by the coding sequence ATGCAATCTAATGGTTTGTCCCAGCCCTACACCCGAGGTCAAAAGCTCCCCGAGCTACTGAGGCAGCGCATCCTGATTTTGGATGGCGCCATGGGCACCATGATTCAGCAGTACAAACTTACCGAAGCGGACTATCGCGGTTTACCAGGCAATACCCGTTTTGCTGAGCATCCCGGAGACATCAAAGGTAACAACGAGTTGCTAGTACTCACTCAGCCACAAATCATCAGCAAAATTCATGAGCAATATTTGGATGCGGGCGCAGACATCATTGAGACTAATACTTTTGGTGCCACTTCAGTAGCGCAAGAAGATTACAAAATGGCTGGCTTAGCTCGTGAGATGAACGAGGTCTCCGCTAGATTGGCGCGCGCTGCTTGTGAAAAATACAGCACTCCTGATAAGCCACGTTTTGCAGCAGGTGCCATTGGACCTACACCGAAAACGGCAAGTATTTCACCAGACGTTAATGATCCAGGTGCACGAAATGTCACCTTTGATGCTTTGCGTGCTTCGTATCGTGAACAGATTGAAGGTTTGTTTGCAGGTGGCGTTGATTTATTTTTGGTCGAAACCATTTTTGATACGCTCAATGCCAAAGCAGCTTTGTTTGCGCTTGATGAATTTTTTGAAGAGACTGGCGAAAGATTACCAGTCATGATTTCTGGAACAGTAACTGATGCATCTGGGCGAATTTTGTCTGGTCAAACAGTAGAAGCGTTCTGGAATAGCTTGCGCCACATTAAGCCTCTTACCTTTGGCTTGAACTGTGCGTTAGGTGCCGCGCTGATGCGCCCCTATATCGCTGAGCTTGCAAGGATTTGTGACGCAGCAGTCTCCTGCTACCCCAATGCGGGCTTGCCTAACCCAATGAGTGACACTGGCTTTGATGAGACACCAGAAATTACCTCTAGCTTGGTTGATGGTTTTGCCAAAGATGGCTTAGTTAACTTAGTTGGTGGTTGCTGTGGCACTACACCTGATCACATTCGGGCAATTGCAGATGCAGTTGCTAAGCGCAAGCCGCGTGCTTTCTATCGTGAGAATGCAGAGGCCGCAGTATGA
- a CDS encoding efflux RND transporter permease subunit — MNWTDIFIRRPVLSIVVSALVLIFGLKAIGSLPVNQYPQTQNAIVTITTAYYGADPETIAGFITQPLEASIAQAQGIDYLSSASVSGVSTIVATLKLNYDSNAALTQIQTQISAVKNQLPTQAQQPILTVQVGQSTAAMYMGFYSDELPNNAITDYLLRVVKPKLDSVEGVQNAEITGGRKFALRAWLDREKMAGLGVGADDVYSAMSANNYLSAVGSTKGDMVSVDLVAGTDLHTLEEFRKLIIKKDSVNIVYLEQVANVTLGSEDYNTNVAFSGKKSVFIAIKVAPQANLLDVAQRVRDVVPDIQKQLPIGMTGKIVYDSTKFITSSIDEVVTTLLEALVIVTVVIYLFLGSARAVAVPLIAMPLSLIGTFFLMQILGYSINLLTLLALVLAIGLVVDDAIIVVENVDRHMKEGKSPLEASLIAARELGGPILAMTVVLIAVYIPIGFQGGLTGALFTEFAFTLASAVAVSGLIALTLSPMMCSRIFTEEQEASPFVQKIDRIFDKVHHSYQSTLRELLSTWQVIIVMGVILLGGVAYLYATARAELAPTEDQGIVLMQASGPPNSTVNQMQTYADQIYAIAAAEPEYEQAFQITSPTSSFGGILLKDWGERNRNATKFQEDMQQKWNTIAGARVAAFQFPALPGAQGLPVQVVINTTESYTQLNEVSQAVLDKARRSGNFFFVDSDLKIDKPQDVLEIDREKVAALGMTQQQVGSALSAALGGGYVNYFSVAGRSYRVIPQVKQVDRLNPDQILDYYIRTPSGAMVQARTIATIKQRVVPQSINHFQQLNSATISGVSTPFISQADLLEFMRQTLKEVAPSGYSMDYAGPSRQFMAESGGFLVTMFFAILIVFLVLAAQFESFRDPIVILVSVPLALFGALIFINLGFTTLNVYTQVGLVTLMGLISKHGILIVEFANELQEAGRSKLDAIVEASSVRLRPILMTTAAMVLGVLPLVIASGAGAAGRQSMGIVIFTGLSIGTLFTLFVVPAMYLFIGADHHAKKFKQQ; from the coding sequence ATGAATTGGACTGACATATTCATCCGTAGGCCAGTGCTCTCCATAGTGGTGAGCGCTCTCGTGTTGATTTTTGGTTTGAAGGCAATTGGCTCTTTACCAGTAAACCAATATCCACAAACGCAAAATGCGATTGTGACGATCACTACGGCCTACTATGGTGCAGATCCTGAAACGATTGCAGGCTTTATTACTCAACCTCTTGAAGCATCTATTGCTCAAGCACAAGGTATTGATTACCTATCTTCAGCCAGTGTGAGTGGGGTCTCCACTATTGTGGCCACGTTGAAGTTGAACTACGACTCAAATGCTGCACTAACGCAGATACAGACGCAAATTAGCGCAGTCAAAAATCAATTGCCTACCCAAGCACAGCAGCCCATCTTGACTGTGCAAGTTGGACAATCTACCGCTGCGATGTATATGGGTTTTTACAGCGACGAACTTCCCAACAATGCGATTACCGATTATTTATTGCGCGTTGTAAAGCCAAAACTAGACTCAGTTGAGGGCGTACAAAATGCCGAAATCACTGGCGGTAGAAAGTTTGCCTTACGTGCCTGGCTAGATCGCGAAAAAATGGCTGGTCTGGGTGTTGGTGCGGATGATGTCTATAGTGCCATGTCGGCTAACAACTACCTATCAGCAGTTGGCAGCACCAAGGGTGATATGGTTTCTGTCGATTTAGTTGCTGGTACTGACTTACATACCCTTGAAGAGTTTCGCAAGTTAATTATTAAAAAAGACAGTGTGAACATTGTTTACCTAGAGCAGGTAGCTAATGTCACTTTGGGTTCTGAGGACTACAACACCAATGTAGCTTTTAGCGGCAAGAAGTCCGTTTTCATTGCAATTAAGGTTGCGCCTCAAGCTAATCTATTAGATGTTGCACAGCGTGTTCGAGATGTGGTTCCAGATATTCAGAAGCAATTGCCTATTGGTATGACTGGCAAGATTGTTTATGACTCCACCAAATTTATTACTAGCTCAATTGACGAAGTGGTTACCACTTTGCTGGAGGCTTTGGTAATTGTGACTGTGGTGATCTATCTCTTCTTGGGTAGTGCTCGTGCCGTTGCTGTTCCATTAATTGCAATGCCCCTATCGCTCATTGGCACCTTCTTTCTGATGCAGATTTTGGGTTATTCGATTAACTTGCTGACCCTGCTGGCCTTAGTATTGGCGATTGGTTTAGTGGTGGATGACGCCATCATTGTGGTTGAAAACGTTGACCGTCATATGAAGGAGGGAAAATCTCCTTTAGAGGCTTCCTTAATCGCTGCACGTGAACTAGGCGGTCCTATTTTGGCAATGACGGTAGTGCTCATTGCGGTATATATTCCGATTGGTTTCCAGGGTGGATTAACGGGTGCGCTGTTTACGGAATTCGCCTTTACTTTGGCTAGTGCGGTAGCTGTTTCTGGCTTGATTGCCTTAACTCTGTCGCCGATGATGTGCTCTCGTATTTTTACCGAAGAACAAGAAGCCTCGCCATTTGTCCAAAAGATTGATCGTATTTTTGATAAGGTGCATCACAGCTACCAAAGTACTTTGCGTGAATTATTAAGTACGTGGCAAGTCATTATTGTGATGGGCGTAATCTTGCTGGGCGGAGTTGCTTATTTATATGCAACTGCCCGTGCTGAGTTAGCGCCAACTGAAGATCAGGGTATTGTTTTGATGCAAGCGTCAGGACCACCCAATAGTACGGTTAATCAAATGCAGACTTATGCGGATCAAATCTATGCGATCGCTGCTGCAGAACCGGAATACGAACAAGCATTTCAGATTACAAGTCCTACCTCGAGCTTTGGCGGTATTTTGTTAAAAGACTGGGGTGAGCGTAATCGTAATGCGACGAAGTTCCAAGAAGATATGCAGCAAAAGTGGAATACTATTGCTGGTGCACGAGTGGCTGCCTTCCAATTCCCTGCGCTACCGGGTGCACAAGGTTTGCCGGTACAGGTAGTTATCAATACAACAGAATCCTATACGCAATTAAATGAGGTATCGCAAGCAGTGCTTGATAAAGCACGTCGTAGCGGTAATTTCTTCTTCGTCGACTCCGATCTCAAGATTGATAAGCCCCAAGATGTATTAGAAATTGATCGTGAAAAAGTGGCTGCATTAGGAATGACTCAGCAGCAAGTGGGTAGCGCGCTCTCGGCAGCTTTGGGTGGAGGCTATGTGAACTACTTCTCAGTAGCGGGCCGCTCTTATCGCGTGATTCCGCAAGTCAAACAAGTCGATCGTTTGAACCCAGATCAAATTTTAGATTACTACATTCGTACTCCAAGTGGCGCAATGGTTCAAGCACGTACCATTGCGACGATTAAACAAAGAGTAGTGCCGCAATCCATTAATCACTTCCAGCAATTGAACTCAGCAACGATCTCCGGTGTAAGTACCCCATTTATTTCACAAGCGGATTTATTGGAGTTCATGCGCCAGACCCTGAAAGAGGTCGCACCTAGCGGCTACAGCATGGACTACGCGGGCCCATCACGCCAATTTATGGCTGAATCTGGCGGCTTCTTAGTCACTATGTTCTTTGCGATCTTGATCGTGTTCTTAGTACTTGCTGCCCAGTTCGAAAGTTTCCGTGACCCGATTGTGATCTTGGTGTCTGTTCCCCTAGCTTTGTTTGGCGCCCTGATTTTTATTAATCTAGGATTCACGACCTTAAACGTCTACACCCAAGTTGGCTTGGTGACGCTGATGGGCTTGATTAGTAAGCACGGTATTTTGATTGTGGAGTTTGCTAATGAACTTCAAGAAGCTGGGCGCAGTAAGCTTGATGCCATTGTTGAAGCGAGTAGCGTTCGTTTACGCCCAATTTTGATGACAACTGCAGCAATGGTTTTAGGTGTATTGCCTTTGGTGATCGCTTCTGGGGCTGGGGCTGCTGGCCGACAATCGATGGGCATTGTGATTTTCACTGGCCTTTCAATTGGTACGCTCTTCACACTCTTTGTAGTGCCGGCAATGTATCTGTTTATTGGCGCAGATCACCACGCTAAGAAATTTAAGCAGCAGTAA
- the acuI gene encoding acrylyl-CoA reductase (NADPH) has translation MFKAILVNKDDQGYRAELAQVDEASLPEGDVHVKVLYSTLNYKDGLAITGKGPVVRSFPMVPGIDFAGEVLDSTSPDFKAGDMVLLNGWGVGEGHWGGLGQQARVKADWLIPLPQGFTAKQALAIGTAGYTAMLCVMALQKHGLKPSDGEVLVTGAAGGVGSFAVTLLSKLGFTVVASTGRMAEADYLKKLGASEVIDRATLSSPGKPLAKERWAAVVDSVGSHTLANACAQTKSDGAVAACGLAQGMDFPSSVAPFILRGVTLYGINSVTVPRAKRIAAYEQLAKLVDLKTLDAISHEISLEDSIKYAQELMAGNVRGRLIVDVNK, from the coding sequence ATGTTTAAAGCAATATTGGTAAATAAGGATGATCAGGGGTATCGCGCAGAATTAGCTCAGGTGGACGAGGCTAGCCTCCCTGAGGGCGATGTGCACGTAAAAGTGCTGTATTCCACTCTGAACTATAAGGATGGCCTAGCAATTACCGGTAAAGGCCCAGTAGTGCGCAGCTTTCCCATGGTGCCTGGAATTGATTTTGCTGGTGAAGTTCTAGACAGTACTAGCCCTGACTTCAAAGCAGGCGATATGGTGCTTCTCAATGGCTGGGGAGTAGGCGAGGGACATTGGGGCGGTCTAGGTCAACAAGCTCGTGTGAAAGCCGACTGGTTGATTCCATTACCTCAAGGATTTACTGCAAAGCAAGCGTTGGCTATTGGAACAGCTGGCTACACCGCCATGCTCTGTGTCATGGCTTTACAAAAACATGGACTCAAGCCTAGCGATGGTGAAGTGTTGGTAACTGGTGCAGCAGGGGGTGTTGGTAGCTTTGCAGTCACCTTGTTGAGTAAGTTGGGTTTTACAGTGGTTGCCAGCACTGGCCGTATGGCTGAGGCTGATTACTTGAAAAAATTAGGCGCAAGCGAAGTCATTGATCGTGCCACTTTATCTTCCCCTGGCAAGCCATTAGCAAAAGAGCGTTGGGCTGCGGTAGTTGACAGTGTGGGTAGTCATACTTTAGCTAATGCTTGTGCACAAACCAAGAGCGATGGTGCAGTAGCGGCTTGTGGCCTTGCTCAAGGAATGGATTTTCCTTCGAGTGTTGCTCCATTTATTTTGCGTGGCGTTACTTTGTATGGCATTAATAGCGTAACAGTGCCACGTGCAAAACGAATTGCTGCGTATGAGCAACTTGCTAAGCTGGTGGATCTAAAAACGTTAGATGCAATCTCTCATGAAATTTCTCTTGAGGATTCCATTAAATACGCGCAAGAATTAATGGCGGGAAATGTACGTGGACGTTTAATTGTCGACGTCAATAAATAA
- a CDS encoding DUF1289 domain-containing protein, producing the protein MTTVPSPCINWCDINPENGYCRGCYRTLTEIADWSELTNPEKLEVWSQLPSRKPQVPQ; encoded by the coding sequence TTGACAACAGTTCCATCGCCTTGCATTAATTGGTGTGACATCAACCCTGAAAATGGTTACTGTCGTGGCTGCTATCGTACCTTGACTGAAATCGCTGACTGGTCAGAATTAACCAATCCCGAGAAACTTGAGGTCTGGTCACAACTTCCTAGTCGCAAACCTCAAGTGCCGCAGTAA
- a CDS encoding glutathione S-transferase family protein, whose translation MMRLWGRKSSINVQKVLWCLAELGLKEDKDFERIDAGLQFGKNNTPEFLKMNPNGLVPTLEDGDIVLWESNTILRYLARQHDQAGRFTSDIQTQYESEKWMDWQLGTMWPALRIAFLGLTRTPEPERNYDAILKGYQETNRLLGMLDQTLAKQSYCSGNQFQIGDIVLALCVSRWILLNKTFPQETGERANLKNVDAWLKRLEEETCFNDIAEKELNIVK comes from the coding sequence ATGATGCGTTTATGGGGTCGCAAAAGTTCTATTAACGTTCAAAAAGTACTCTGGTGCCTCGCTGAGCTTGGCCTCAAGGAGGACAAAGACTTTGAGCGCATCGATGCTGGACTACAGTTTGGCAAAAACAATACGCCCGAGTTTCTCAAGATGAATCCGAACGGACTTGTTCCTACCCTGGAAGATGGCGATATCGTACTTTGGGAATCCAACACTATCCTACGTTACTTGGCTCGCCAGCATGATCAAGCTGGGCGCTTTACCAGTGATATACAAACCCAATACGAATCCGAGAAGTGGATGGATTGGCAATTAGGAACAATGTGGCCAGCACTACGCATTGCTTTTCTAGGTCTAACCAGAACACCGGAACCAGAGCGCAATTACGACGCCATACTAAAAGGCTATCAAGAGACAAATCGATTACTGGGAATGCTTGATCAAACATTAGCTAAGCAAAGTTACTGCTCAGGCAATCAATTTCAGATCGGCGATATTGTTTTAGCGCTTTGTGTCAGTCGGTGGATTCTGCTAAATAAGACTTTCCCTCAAGAAACAGGGGAACGTGCAAATCTCAAGAACGTTGATGCTTGGCTGAAGCGCTTAGAAGAGGAAACTTGCTTTAACGATATTGCTGAAAAAGAGCTCAATATCGTTAAGTAG